The Solea senegalensis isolate Sse05_10M linkage group LG4, IFAPA_SoseM_1, whole genome shotgun sequence genome includes a region encoding these proteins:
- the LOC122768288 gene encoding transmembrane protein 82-like, which translates to MFSWILGTSERTLFDSNPIDCFLQGLIGACGVSVLCSLLRVYYFLQTCCDSESEGKQSLSSAVSPLEGKWRAVLQFWSLTLVLSVVGPRVSSLLVLEFSLRAVSSWTSAGLDAPSRGLDLLQIQCQFSLGCCFTCALAFLHQGAPHRSLNLLLAAALSWALASVSQSVWSHVARLYPLHSTERYCGKCITLLTCGHTILASLQRAVVLAFAIANVASTATVYDHFLSQKDALKLWTPLTLCYTMLVAYIQENQNRQTGAEALVHTAVLRLGAVLVLMLTVGDWSDVLHVLIAFLGEAACLLPSHDLLQAVLKEQEETSPRKNQQTSGRKTREVRSQSSSGDS; encoded by the exons atgttttcctggATCCTGGGAACCTCTGAAAGGACACTGTTTGATTCAAACCCTATTGACTGTTTTCTTCAAG GTCTCATAGGTGCATGTGGGGTATCAGTGCTGTGCAGTCTGCTGAGAGTTTACTACTTTCTTCAAACATGCTG TGATTCTGAAAGTGAAGGTAAACAGAGTTTATCCTCAGCTGTCAGTCCACTGGAGGGGAAATGGAGAGCGGTGTTACAGTTTTGGTCCCTGACGCTCGTTCTGTCTGTGGTGGGCCCGAGGGTTTCGTCTCTCTTAGTGCTGGAGTTTTCTCTCCGAGCGGTTTCTTCTTGGACGTCAGCAGGTCTG GATGCTCCCAGCAGAGGCCTCGACCTCCTCCAGATCCAGTGCCAGTTTTCCCTGGGCTGCTGCTTCACCTGTGCTCTAGCGTTTCTCCATCAGGGGGCTCCACACCGCTCCCTCAACTTGCTACTGGCAGCTGCACTCAGCTGGGCACTGGCAAGTGTCAGCCAAAGTGTGTGGAGCCATGTGGCCAGACTTTACCCACTGCATAGCACAGAGCGGTACTGTGGGAAATGCATCACCCTGCTGACCTGCGGACACACCATACTGGCTTCGCTGCAGAGAGCGGTTGTCTTGGCTTTTGCTATTGCAAATGTGGCTTCCACGGCCACAGTTTATGACCACTTCTTGTCCCAGAAGGATGCACTTAAGCTTTGGACTCCACTGACTCTCTGCTACACGATGCTGGTGGCCTATATTCAAG AGAACCAGAATCGTCAGACTGGAGCAGAGGCTCTGGTTCACACTGCTGTGCTGAGACTCGGAGCCGTGCTGGTGCTCATGCTGACTGTGGGCGACTGGTCTGACGTCCTGCACGTCCTCATCGCCTTCTTGGGAGAGGCAGCCTGTCTGCTGCCCTCTCATGACCTTCTGCAAGCTGTCTTAAAG GAACAAGAAGAAACCAGCCCGAGGAAAAACCAACAGACCTCGGGACGCAAAACCAGAGAAGTCAGAAGCCAATCATCATCAGGCGACAGTTAA
- the fblim1 gene encoding filamin-binding LIM protein 1, protein MASAAPPKRMVSSVFITLAPPYRATVTQQPQQPVLQAHSGPARDKQHTAVRLSASESIPALRHRREDPSSAACVDSKDKAPAGPSARVADPLSPKPAHSGPTRGKLQKDSRDDAEYLPPPPSPAALVPSSSPRAALPEESTHPPSPVQTPLSPRLTADQQPVNDREVETITPTSGLNQVEQTHGIHKNGEEPSRESKEVCGFCRKPVDLSQPAIEALNRTYHDGCFQCRSCHIPLAGKQYYNKAGIPLCEDCYQASLELCWACGEVITDHVIRALERAYHPSCFTCTTCKQQIGEQSFAHGEVGEVYCLQDYYRKYAPKCSSCNQLIIPKEDGTDSFTVECLGRSYHENCYRCEVCVIQLSPDPNEHGCFPLDGRMLCKSCHVNLVSGQH, encoded by the exons ATGGCATCAGCAGCTCCGCCAAAAAGGATGGTGTCCTCTGTCTTCATCACCCTGGCACCTCCCTACCGAGCCACCGTGAcacagcagccgcagcagcccGTGCTCCAAGCTCACAGCGGCCCTGCGAGAGACAAGCAGCACACCGCTGTGCGACTCAGTGCAAGTGAGAGCATCCCCGCCCTGAGACACAGGAGAGAAGACCCGTCCTCAGCCGCCTGTGTGGACAGCAAAGACAAGGCTCCTGCAGGACCCTCGGCCCGAGTCGCAGACCCTCTCAGCCCCAAACCTGCTCATTCTGGACCCACTAGAGGAAAGCTGCAGAAAGACAGCAGAGATGATGCAG AGTaccttccacctcctccttctcctgccGCTCTCGTACCTTCTTCATCTCCGAGAGCAGCTCTCCCTGAAGAATCAACACATCCTCCATCTCCTGTCCAGACGCCTCTCTCACCTCGTCTGACCGCAGACCAGCAGCCAGTTAACGACAGAGAG GTGGAAACAATCACACCAACAAGTGGGTTAAATCAAGTTGAACAAACCCACGGCATTCACAAGAACGGCGAAGAACCAAGCAGAGAGAGTAAAG AGGTGTGCGGCTTCTGTCGTAAGCCCGTGGATCTCTCTCAACCCGCGATAGAGGCCCTGAACAGGACGTACCACGACGGATGCTTCCAGTGCAGGTCTTGTCACATTCCTCTGGCTGGTAAACAGTATTACAACAAGGCGGGGATCCCACTCTGTGAAGACTGCTACCAG GCCAGTTTGGAGCTTTGTTGGGCATGTGGAGAGGTCATCACAGACCATGTGATCCGGGCTCTTGAACGAGCGTACCACCCGTCTTGTTTCACCTGCACGACGTGTAAACAACAGATTGGAGAGCAATCTTTTGCCCATGGGGAAGTTGGAGAGGTTTACTGTCTCCAGGACTACTACAG GAAGTATGCCCCGAAGTGCAGCTCCTGTAACCAGCTAATTATTCCTAAAGAGGACGGTACCGACAGCTTCACCGTTGAATGTCTGGGACGCTCCTATCATGAGAACTGCTACAGATGTGAG GTCTGTGTCATTCAGCTCTCTCCTGACCCCAATGAGCACGGCTGCTTTCCTTTGGACGGGAGGATGCTGTGCAAATCTTGCCATGTGAATCTGGTTTCTGGTCAGCACTAA